A region of the Ciona intestinalis chromosome 12, KH, whole genome shotgun sequence genome:
GATGAGGTCCATCCGTTGCTGCAAGATATCGGGTCAAAGATGGTCAGAAATAAACgggaaatataatttaatgtaaGTGGGTATTACAAGGTAGTTTAAATAGATTTCAGCATGCATTAAGTGTTGTTTTGTGCCCTCTATATTAGGTCCAAACTAATTAGTTTTATcaacacttaaaaaataatatagtagggtggggggagggggaatgagacaccttttcgttctattttctcttcctattttgtaaaaaaaacaatgactatttaaagaatcataaaatCGTCAAGACTCCCAtggatcgttgttaattgtttaaaaaaaaacaatgattatttaaagaatCTCTATCGTCAAGACTCCCAtggatcgttgttaattgtttaaaaaaaacaatgactATTTAAAGAATCTCTATCGTCAAGACTCCCAtgaatcgttgttaattgtttaaaaaaaacaatgactATTTAAAGAATCTCTATCGTCAAGACTCCCATGGatcgttgtcaattgtttaatactcattcaggatatttggatattatgtgtaaaggtgtcccgttttaccccatcctactatatatggcaACACTTAAAGAGCTACAATAAAATAAGGGAGCATGCTATACACTGTTTACagtaaacagaatattttaaagaccTGTCAGCGTGTTATAAACACCGCGGTTCTAGAAATGCGACATTCAAGTCTGTTTGAGCTCTTTTTCTGGTAATTAATTTTTCGAGAACCATCGTTTTTTATACGTCCTATTTAGATTCCCATTATCGTGATAGTGATACGTTGTTtctcataaaataaattagcaGAAGATCCCAGACTTATAACATGCCTTGCAGCAAGAACTTGTATTTACCGAGATTTGCTTGAATTGCATTCGCTTCCGTAGCTTGATTTACTAAAACGCTTGCTTGCACATCACTTGTTAAAAAAAGCAGCAAGTACGGGATTGCACTATTAAACATATCGGCCAGCATCGTTACAATTTAACCTGTAAATTTTTAGAGCTAATTCATAAAATAGCTTGAAGATAAATGGAAACCGAAACGGCCGAACATAAACACACAACTAATACACCTCTGACCTATCGTGACAGCGATCTGTTCAATGCTGTCGGTTACAGCATCTTCGCTTCtacgttttatatttttacttcagTAGTTTCTAACGAATTTCGTTTTATTCCTTATTTCCTTATCTTCGCTCTTCTGTGAAAGATTCCCTtcgctgttttattttattttacctgaAAACTTAAAACGCGAACTTGAACACCCTCACCTATGATTTTAATCTTCTGGTTGGAAGCGCATTGGTTTGTATTAAGATTTTACCTGGTCGTATAAGTAGAAGCCAAATGAGACGCCTTAAACCCTCACACGGTATACTTCATATTATCCTGTAAACGATTCTATATGTTCTATACGCGTAGGTCAGGTCCTACAGCAGCGTGGCATGTCACAGACCTAGAGATTTAGGCGAAAGTTGTCCCACCACCACGACAACTGTTCTAGCTAATGTATAAACTGTGGGAAATATAATTACGGTCCATTGGAAGCCTTGTAAGCAAACGAAAGTCACGGTTGGCATCCGGTGGTACACCCAGTGATTCGAGGGCGgccaatataataataacttactAAAAGTGACTATTACTTTACCGCAAAGCCAACTGTTacgtattttgattttggagcAAAGTTTGAATAAGATTTTATCGAAATAATGTAGTACGAACTTGTGTGAGGACCTGATATTATTACATCTGTGTAAAAAGTCTATGgcttaaatatatgtttatattatacagtagggtggaggaagatgtgacacctttttattctattttctcgtccatttTATTAggaaataaagaacattcaaagaattataaagctgtattctcacgattcccatagaccgttgttaattgtttaaaacacgatcaggatatttggatattatgttcaaaaggtgtcccgtcttcccccgccctactataatatatatgcgAAGCGGAATATCACAAATTAAATAGACTCTAATCTTATTAAAACTTTCTGTTCTCGCCCGTGCTCGtataaaattataactaaGGGAAATGTTTAGATGTTTTTTGTGAAATGTCTTTCTGGCATACCATTTCACCTTACTTTATCGACGATTTCTCCATTTTAAACGGTATAATCATTTTATAAGCGCTAGGTACAGAGTAGGGAGAGAGAGACCCTCGAAACTAGATTCTAACGCGTGCTGCCTTGCCTTGCAACGATATGTGCAGACTAGACGAAAATGCGAATCGTTATATTCACTGCAGAGATTTAATTCGCCTCGAAGGAAGGCGAAGCGGTCGTAAGGAAATGCTTGTCCGGCGTAAAAGGTGTTAAAccagtcattaaaacattaaagagGCGATCGTTCTTGAAAATAATCTACgctaaaaaaacaccaaaGCTCGTCTAAATATAAGTAGTCTAATGTAGGAAAAAATATAACGAAGGCatgtacttttgttttttgtgacatatttaaattttctgacATATTCAGCTTGCTTACTCAACGACTTCTTCAATTTCAAACAGCACTATAACTGTTTCTTAATGTGCGCTTAGTTCAAAGTAGGAAAAAGAGACCGAAACTAGATTCTAACTCTAACGCGTGTTGCCTTGGCTTGCAATGATACGCGCATACTATAAGACGAGAATGCGAATCGCGGTACTCGGATCGGAGTTGCTTCTTAAAAATATCCATTGAGATTACGCCGAAAGTTGTCACAAGTATTTAATGTCGGAACGAGAAAAGACGGAACATCACGATTATAAAAATAGATGATATGAAATGGATTTAGAAAGCGAAATCAAAAAGGcactagaaataaaaaagtaagaaatataaaagtatatacATGCACACTACCAAGGCGGATGACAATTTTAGCGGTGTTGCAACAATAAGTCAATATctcttgtaaaaaaacaaaataatcaaacaaaTTTACCGTGTTCGACGAATAGGCTTTACAACACATACTGGCTTATTGGCAGAACCGCCAAGATCGGCAAGCGCCTTGGTagtgatatttttaaaactgtgtttttgttcttttgttaggtttttatatttttttttctgactCAGCCAGACTTCATCGCCGCTTGATTCTGGCTCTAACTCTGGCTGAgtctcttttttcttttttttctgtaaattaatttctaaatgttcttttaaaaattgcaattCTTGATGGTAGTGGTGGTGGGTGGACGCACTTCCGGTTCTTTCTTTGCGCAGATATCTCCCGTAACTGCACCGGAGGTACGCCCACTTCTGCTTGCACCATTTCactgaaaaaaacacaatgttaTTAGTGTATGTAGGAACACATTTAAGGGGCGTAGCAACAAATTTGCACGAAGTGTAACTTGGTTAACCCTCGCATGGCATAAAAacaacagccgttataacacaggtatttgatttcatacacctggtgccacCTCACAAGTACCATAACATAACTTCTCTAGATCACATTTTAGCATTTCTAGAAATGCAATTtttgattttacttttgtatacCCCGTAAGAACACAAGccaaatgataaaaaatatcctTACCAGTTTCCTCCATATCCCTGGCTACGTTTTTCCACATGGATTCCCGGTATGTTCCTAACTGCATGGTGTTTGCGTACAATACCGGGAATCTCTGGACTGATTTTatcagttttttttcttttttttccattaatttttttccttgtttttcttttttccccATTCTATTAGATAATAAAAAAGGAAGTGTTAAACTTGGTATGCTGACTTGGTGGCATGATATACTTGGGGCGGGCGTTATTGCGCATGGGTATATAGTATGgccgatttttttattaatcctTTTCGGTCTACAGatctttaatatttattggtATTTAGATCTGAAATGAAAGATAACGTTAATAATAAACCATAAGTTCACCATAAGGCACATTGCTGTGTTAGTATAGTATATGATATAAATACTCATAAGCTTAGGcttgtgaaacagaacactcgtggtataacgaacatcgttttctggccacgcgaggataaagtaagttgaattcattcattcatactgaACCATGTATCTAGTAGAataggggaaaatgggacacctttagaacagaatatcctgatcgtgttttaaacaattaacaatggtctataggagacgtgaggatacgtttgtAATTTtgcatgttctttgtttactatcacatgggacgagaaaatataatgaaaaggtgtcccatctttccccacactcaATATTCTTCTAAACTGCAGCAAACTCACACAACTTCAATATTCTCCTAATGCTTCCAATGCTTCTAAACTGCAGTATGCTAGCGTGTTAACGAAAAGGACTCGTGTAGAAAAACGCCGATTTGTATATGCGCGAGGCAATCAACGAAAACGGAGAGTAATTAAGCCGGAATCTCTCGCTTGGTGGGAATAAAGGGCAAGAACATGTACTCCTTTTAGGGGTTGTATGTTTACAGTACAGGAAGATCTTTTTTTCATAGAAATGTAGAATTCCTTTGCATATAGCATATTCATCCGATCCgcctcatttttttattgatcaGATGTGCCAATATGCCTTATTTTTGCATGAGTGAATGAATATTAAACGTTCTAATAAAACCGATTGTTGTGTTAgtattatagttttaaactgatttatgTAACAGCAAAAGTTTGtgctaatattttttttgcatgggTAAAACAGACTATAATGTTAGCActatagttttaaacttattgaaTTTATGTATCACGGCAATGAAAAATAACACAATACCCAAAATCCCATCACGGTTTAAAATACCTTTAGCGGACCACAGGGCCGAGAGGGTCCGGTGCcctagaaattaaaaaaaatggggcCATGGCCCAAGACACTTCGGGGCCACGGTGCCCTAGAAAAAAATTGGGGCCATGGCCCAAGACACTTCGGTGGCCCGCGCGGGCCACACGGTGAATACGGGGCCACGGGGCCGTGCAAACTCCTATTGCAATTGTTTTGCACAATTTTCGCGAGCCCACCATTCGATTACCTAATTCAGTGTTCCTCCACTTTTTtggggttggtgaacccctaaagttgttgtgACGAATTCATGTttccctgattgctttaacataaaactaattgctaaaaatatttgaagttggtgatgcacccttgtagaTACTTTTGTACTGGTtcacccctggcatattttacTGCACACCGATTGAAAAGCGCTGATCTAATTTGCCTGGTTGAGCTAATCTACCCACAAGTCAGCGCTTTCGTAACCATGAATATATTGTGCGTAACAAAAACAGGCGCGCAAATCCTAGTCACTTATTTGTTTACGATGCGCGCAACAATTTGTGTCCATTTTTTGGTGGACACGAGCTCGGCGGTCTCTGATTCCTtcgttaaacaataaaatgtctCTTTTTCCATGCCCACACTACCCAACATCAAGGATCATGGGTGTCAGCACTTAGTTTCCCTTGTTGGTTGTGGAACTTTTCATTGAAAGTTTTATATCGCGAATGAACACCATCCCATTCTTGGTCTAAATTTCCTATAGATAATTTTAGTATATATTGCCAATCTACGAATTTATTGCGTTCCGCGCTTTTCACGTCGCGTTTATCGACATACCTATATACAAGCATAATCAACCCGAGTTCATAAACATTCACCTTCCTGCTAGTAATCTCATCAACATGGCCAAAACACAAGTAAACGATACCTGGTTTAATTTACACGAGAGTCACGTGAAAGCATGTCGCCTGTACATATGTACTAAATGACGTGAATTGTAgtataattaaacaacacGACTGATCCTCTCGAATCATACCAACCAAAGGTTAGCGAAATAACTCCATTGAATGGCANNNNNNNNNNNNNNNNNNNNNNNNNNNNNNNNNNNNNNNNNNNNNNNNNNNNNNNNNNNNNNNNNNNNNNNNNNNNNNNNNNNNNNNNNNNNNNNNNNNNNNNNNNNNNNNNNNNNNNNNNNNNNNNNNNNNNNNNNNNNNNNNNNNNNNNNNNNNNNNNNNNNNNNNNNNNNNNNNNNNNNNNNNNNNNNNNNNNNNNNNNNNNNNNNNNNNNNNNNNNNNNNNNNNNNNNNNNNNNNNNNNNNNNNNNNNNNNNNNNNNNNNNNNNNNNNNNNNNNNNNNNNNNNNNNNNNNNNNNNNNNNNNNNNNNNNNNNNNNNNNNNNNNNNNNNNNNNNNNNNNNNNNNNNNNNNNNNNNNNNNNNNNNNNNNNNNNNNNNNNNNNNNNNNNNNNNNNNNNNNNNNNNNNNNNNNNNNNNNNNNNNNNNNNNNNNNNNNNNNNNNNNNNNNNNNNNNNNNNNNNNNNNNNNNNNNNNNNNNNNNNNNNNNNNNNNNNNNNNNNNNNNNNNNNNNNNNNNNNNNNNNNNNNNNNNNNNNNNNNNNNNNNNNNNNNNNNNNNNNNNNNNNNNNNNNNNNNNNNNNNNNNNNNNNNNNNNNNNNNNNNNNNNNNNNNNNNNNNNNNNNNNNNNNNNNNNNNNNNNNNNNNNNNNNNNNNNNNNNNNNNNNNNNNNNNNNNNNNNNNNNNNNNNNNNNNNNNNNNNNNNNNNNNNNNNNNNNNNNNNNNNNNNNNNNNNNNNNNNNNNNNNNNNNNNNNNNNNNNNNNNNNNNNNNNNNNNNNNNNNNNNNNNNNNNNNNNNNNNNNNNNNNNNNNNNNNNNNNNNNNNNNNNNNNNNNNNNNNNNNNNNNNNNNNNNNNNNNNNNNNNNNNNNNNNNNNNNNNNNNNNNNNNNNNNNNNNNNNNNNNNNNNNNNNNNNNNNNNNNNNNNNNNNNNNNNNNNNNNNNNNNNNNNNNNNNNNNNNNNNNNNNNNNNNNNNNNNNNNNNNNNNNNNNNNNNNNNNNNNNNNNNNNNNNNNNNNNNNNNNNNNNNNNNNNNNNNNNNNNNNNNNNNNNNNCCCCTAACTATAACACTAAGCCCCTAAAACCCCCTAATATTAGCTCAATTGGACTTTATAGTAAATGTCAAGGCAATCATTGCAAGCAAACGATAAATTGCTTTGAACACGAGACAATTTGATAAAAGCACTCGATAAAAATATTCCAACCCCTAACCCCCCAAAACCACTAACTCCTAACCATTTACCactcctaacccctaacctataaccactaacccctaaaaCCCCCTAATATTAGCTCAATtggactttattttaaatgtgaatGCAATCATTGCAAGCAAACGATAAATTGCACTGAACACACGAAAATTTGGTGAAAGCACTTTATAAACAACCCCTAGCGCCTAGTCCCCTAGCAACCAAACCCCTAGCCCCCAAACCCCTAACCCCGGGGGTTGTGTCGCCACGGGAGAGTTGCTCTTAACAACCAGCTTCGAACTTGATTGATTGCTTCATCATTCGTTACGATCCTCTGCGAAAACCGGAGGTTGCAGTTGATCGTCGTCGCTGTCGGAATCGACGGTGATCGGTCTTATGTCGCTCTCATCACTCAGGAACATGGCATGAGCTTCCTGTGGTCTTGCGCCATGGATActagcaaaaataaaactggaactcacatataaaacaacaacatgtaTTTGGCAGCGTTGGAGCTTCCCGTTCACCCGAAAAAAAATCGCGGGCATTTCATAAAAACGATGATAATTTGAGCGGCGAACTGTTTGCCAAAAGTTGTCTATATTTTAGAAGAACTTTTATCATTCGCTCGAGGTTGATTAAAGGAGTGGTTTCGTTTTGCTAAGTTTGTGAACCATTACGGCTCGCCATTCAATGGAGTCATTTCGCTAACCTTTGGTTGGTATGATTCGAGAGGATCAGTCgtgttgtttaattatacTACAATTCACGTCATTTAGCACATATGTACAGGCGAAATGCTTTCACGTGACTCTCGTGTAAATTAAACCAGGTATCGTTTACTTGTGTTTTGGCCATGTTGATGAGATTACTAGCAGGAAGGTGAATGTTTATGAACTCGGGTTGATTATGCTTGTATATAGGTATGTCGATAAACGCGACGTGAAAAGCGCGAGACGCAATAAATTCGTAGATTGGCAATATACACTAAAATTATCTATATAGGAAATTTAGACCAAGAATGGGATGGTGTCATTTGCGATATAAAACTTTCAATGAAAAGTTCCACAACCAACAAGGGGAACTAAGTGCTGACACCCATGATCCTTATAATGTTGGGTAGTGTGGGCATGGACAAAGAgacattttgttgtttaacgAAGGAATCAGAGACCGCCGAGCTTGTGTCCACCAAAAAATGGACACAAATTGTTGCGCGCATCGTAAACAAATAAGTGACTAGGATTTGCGCGCCTGTTTTTGTTACGCACAATATATTCATGGTTACGAGTGCGCTGACTTGTGGGTAGATTAGCTCAACCAGGCAAATTAGATCAGCGCTTTTCAATCGGTGTGCAgtaaaatatgccaggggtgaACCAGTACAAAAGTAtctacaagggtgcatcaccaacttcaaatatttttagcaattagttttatgttaaagcaatcagggaaACATGAATTCGCCACAACAACTtaaggggttcaccaaccccaAAAAAGTGGAGGAACACTGAATTAGGTAATTGAATGGTGGGCTCGCGAAAATTGTGCAAAACAAGCGAAACGGCACTAACCTTTTTAAATCCTGGTGGCGGTGGTTGAGTTGTGGGTGTGTTCGGAGTCGCCCGTTCTTGGAGGATTGGTGCAGTGTTGTCAATAAGTGGTAGAAATGGGTTTGTAGGAAATAAGTTCTTGTAATTGCATCGTGTGCAGTAGCTGAAAAACGTTAAGGTGTAAGAGATGCTACCTGGGCCACACCTAGTTCTATAGCTAACCCACGATAatcaaaggtaaaaatatttacgaaagaattataaatgaaataattgaATGGTAATGTAAACTATGACACCTGGAAaatacaactgttgttgctgaAACGGTGCTCTCTCGGTGAAGAATCTTCAAGGGCGATGGTTGCTCGATGCAATGTCGTGTTTGTAGTGAATGCGATTCTCATCTAATGACGATGGCGTCTTTGCTTGTTAGCTCGCTTTAGCAGAGCCACTAGCCAATGTAAATCGGATCTGGCTCTTTGGATCCTAGCCAAACGCCAGGAAGATTGATCAAAACATGATGGCTGCAGGCATACGAAGGAGTTTAGGAGAAGCAATGGggcaatcctggcctaaatcctaggactcGTGACGTgccacgctgcgggacctcaaTCAAATAGACTAGAAAATATACCGTATGTTTACGCAACATAAATCGCCCTCGCCATTAACTACTtagcatatagtaggatgggggaagatgggacaccttgttattccgttttctcgtcccatttggtagtagacaaacaacactcaaagaattccaaaaccgtaacctcacgacttccataggccgttgttaactgtttaaaacgcgatcaggatatttaaatattacgagctgaaggtgtcccatctccccccacagtattataataCGTAACAGTTAATACGGCTCACGTAATCCCATCATGTCGTCGGTAGGCTTACATAAATCAAAGTTACTCACCGTTGACTCGAGAAGGGCGTGTCCAGGATAACTCTGTTTATTCGAAGAAACGTCACGGCCACGTCACGATACAGATAACAATGAGAAGTGACGGCGTTTCAGGGCCCACCGCCATGTAActgttatatattagtatcTCTATGGGCGTGGTGACGATTTGTGTGGGTGATGCACTGAaccaaatcaaaacaaaaacattattCCGAGAAGGAagataatgaaataaaacacatgaGTTTACACATAAGTTAATGCAATGTATATAACTAcattagttatatatacattggttaatgtgatttttaaagtacaaaaacacaagatgttgcatttaaatgttgttttaaacaacaacttttaTCCAAACGTATATATTATCCAGTCTTATGTCACATTGATTTGCGCAGCTTTATTGATGGCTAATTTGCATATACGCTCATTGGCTCGTCCACGAACAAAGCTAGCTATAAAGGAACATAATGAAGCTAATAGAATGTGTACCGAATTTTTCTGAAGGGAAAAATCAGAAGGTAATTTTACTAAGTTAGGCATGCAAAT
Encoded here:
- the LOC108949971 gene encoding uncharacterized protein LOC108949971, with the protein product MGKKEKQGKKLMEKKEKKLIKSVQRFPVLYANTMQLGTYRESMWKNVARDMEETVKWCKQKWAYLRCSYGRYLRKERTGSASTHHHYHQELQFLKEHLEINLQKKKKKETQPELEPESSGDEVWLSQKKKYKNLTKEQKHSFKNITTKALADLGGSANKPVCVVKPIRRTR